Proteins encoded in a region of the Quercus lobata isolate SW786 chromosome 8, ValleyOak3.0 Primary Assembly, whole genome shotgun sequence genome:
- the LOC115955275 gene encoding receptor-like protein 46, with product MAKLLSLLMFILFIFFFTPTLSCPPECQKQALLQFTASLANLTDDQLKLYNSSSDGCSFPFVKCSSSNVVEIVLGDLNPLRTPWRVWTSTILTPLFHIRTLTSLDLSSNGIQGELPRDGFANLSKLVHLDLSGNNFNGSLPSQLFQLRSLQFLDMAHNSFHGNIPPEIENMTKLSYLSFSDNNFFGEIPTSIVSLKELRALDLSSNSLSLEIPIDFGNLSNIAYLDLSCNSLTGTIPSSIQNLKKLDTLKFIDNLLRGEFPSWLFDMKNLTRLLIGGNNLIWNNSAKTVPKFTLSELSLKSSGLAGKIPDWISTQKTLVHLDLSENQLEGMFPQWLAEMKVEYINLSDNRVTGSLPTQLFGPNLQVLSLSRNNFYGKLPSNISNAIGLMALMLDGNNFSGKLPKFISNVNLCLLDLSNNKFSSNTLPDFSSNVNLRIIDLSSNEFSGEISTDFSQTTSFLSLGKNKFSSFPRNLTHMSNLQYLGIHDNKITGELSNSICQISTLQILILRNNSLQGSIPDCIFNLPSLQILDLSTNHLVGKIPTNLGNLTGMIETPGEIFSRFGNMETANFGSLETRILFMLGNWNKPKRVMSFKTNDLIVNWKKSIQGLSFDNLKDYSLLDLSMNQLSSEIPASLGSLKALKIFNISHNNLFGRISANLGDLENLESLDLSHNNLSGSIPQSIARLLQLTIFDVSNNKLKGKIPEGSQIDTMNDPNSYVNNSGLCGMQIQVPCSEHHSPTKPPELKSEETWFSWAGVGIGYAVGFFVAVEISYLSNPCKTFNYCNQQRRRSV from the coding sequence ATGGCAAAACTCCTCAGCCTACTAATGTTTAtacttttcatcttcttcttcacccCTACTCTCTCTTGTCCTCCTGAATGTCAAAAACAAGCCCTTCTTCAGTTTACAGCCTCTCTCGCCAATCTTACTGATGATcagttaaaattatataattccAGCTCAGATGGTTGTTCGTTCCCCTTTGTCAAGTGTAGTTCGAGCAATGTGGTTGAAATAGTTCTGGGGGACCTCAACCCTTTGCGGACACCATGGCGAGTGTGGACTTCCACCATCTTGACACCGCTATTTCACATTCGAACCTTGACATCCCTTGACTTGTCCTCCAATGGAATACAAGGAGAATTGCCACGCGACGGCTTTGCCAATCTAAGCAAATTAGTTCATCTTGATTTGAGTGGCAATAACTTCAATGGCTCCCTTCCTTCTCAACTTTTTCAATTGAGGTCTCTTCAATTTCTTGATATGGCTCACAACTCATTCCATGGAAATATCCCCCCGGAGATAGAGAATATGACAAAGTTGAGCTACTTGTCTTTTAGCGACAACAATTTCTTTGGTGAAATTCCAACCTCGATCGTGAGTTTGAAGGAATTGAGAGCATTGGACTTAAGCTCCAATTCATTGTCATTGGAAATTCCAATTGATTTTGGCAATCTATCTAACATAGCCTATTTGGACTTGAGCTGCAACAGTCTCACAGGTACAATCCCATCATCCATAcagaatttgaaaaaattggaTACACTTAAATTTATAGACAACTTGCTCAGAGGAGAATTCCCATCCTGGTTGTTCGATATGAAGAACTTGACGAGACTTCTTATCGGTGGCAATAATCTCATTTGGAATAACAGTGCAAAGACAGTGCCAAAGTTTACGCTATCCGAGTTGTCTCTGAAGTCCAGTGGTCTTGCAGGAAAAATTCCTGATTGGATTTCTACACAGAAGACTCTTGTACATTTGGACTTGAGTGAGAATCAGCTGGAAGGAATGTTCCCACAATGGCTTGCTGAAATGAAAGTTGAATATATAAATCTGTCAGACAATCGAGTTACAGGTTCTCTCCCAACTCAACTTTTTGGCCCTAATCTACAAGTTCTTTCCTTGTCTCGGAacaatttttatggaaaacTGCCAAGCAACATTAGTAATGCCATTGGACTCATGGCTCTTATGTTGGATGGCAACAATTTTTCAGGGAAGCTTCCTAAATTCATCTCCAACGTTAATCTTTGTTTATTGGACTTGTCGAACAACAAATTCTCTAGCAACACTCTACCAGATTTTAGCTCCAATGTCAATCTTCGAATCATTGATTTATCTTCAAATGAATTCTCAGGTGAAATTTCAACAGACTTTTCCCAAACAACTTCATTTCTCTCATTGggaaaaaataagtttagtAGCTTCCCTAGAAATCTTACTCATATGAGCAACCTTCAATACCTAGGCATCCATGACAACAAAATCACAGGTGAATTGTCAAATTCTATCTGTCAAATATCCACCCTTCAAATCCTAATTTTACGAAACAATTCCCTTCAAGGCTCAATCCCTGATTGTATTTTCAATCTTCCTAGCCTCCAAATTCTTGATCTGTCGACCAACCATCTTGTTGGAAAAATCCCTACAAATCTTGGAAATCTTACTGGTATGATTGAAACGCCTGGAGAAATCTTTTCTAGGTTTGGAAATATGGAAACCGCCAATTTTGGAAGTCTGGAAACCCGAATTCTTTTTATGCTTGGAAATTGGAACAAGCCAAAACGTGTTATGTCATTCAAGACTAATGATCTAATTGTGAATTGGAAGAAGTCAATACAAGGTTTGTCATTTGACAACCTCAAGGACTATTCCTTATTAGACTTGTCAATGAACCAACTTTCTAGTGAAATTCCAGCTTCATTAGGAAGTCTGAAGGCtctaaaaattttcaacatcTCACATAACAACCTTTTTGGGAGAATATCAGCAAATCTTGGTGATTTAGAGAATCTAGAGAGTTTGGACTTGTCACACAATAATCTATCGGGCTCTATTCCACAATCCATAGCAAGGCTGCTACAGTTGACTATTTTTGATGTGAGTAACAACAAACTCAAAGGCAAGATTCCAGAAGGTAGCCAAATAGATACAATGAATGATCCAAACAGTTATGTCAACAACAGTGGGTTGTGTGGAATGCAAATTCAAGTGCCATGCTCAGAACATCATTCGCCAACAAAACCACCAGAGCTTAAGAGTGAGGAAACATGGTTCTCATGGGCAGGAGTGGGGATTGGATATGCGGTTGGCTTCTTTGTAGCAGTGGAAATCTCATATCTAAGTAATCCCTGCAAAACCTTCAATTATTGCAATCAACAAAGAAGGCGAAGTGTATAA